One Treponema primitia ZAS-1 DNA segment encodes these proteins:
- a CDS encoding MarR family transcriptional regulator: MNKEEQVIRAFRDLFNKMVWLNKARMESSLKGYKSSEVHCVEYIGRNGDSNVTKLAESFYMTRGAITKLTKKLMEKGIIESYQKPDNKKEIYFRLTKQGKVINKVHEELHKEFQERDKAVFEQVSEKQFDSMLGFVEKYSRHLDAEIKKLDDICLK, from the coding sequence ATGAATAAAGAAGAACAGGTTATACGGGCTTTTAGGGACTTGTTTAATAAGATGGTTTGGCTTAATAAGGCTAGGATGGAAAGTAGTCTTAAGGGGTATAAGTCTTCTGAAGTACATTGTGTCGAATATATTGGAAGGAATGGGGATTCCAACGTTACAAAACTTGCGGAGTCTTTTTATATGACCCGCGGCGCCATAACTAAACTAACGAAGAAGCTCATGGAAAAAGGTATTATCGAAAGTTATCAGAAGCCGGATAATAAGAAAGAAATTTATTTTAGGCTTACTAAGCAAGGGAAAGTAATTAATAAGGTCCATGAAGAACTGCACAAAGAGTTTCAAGAGCGGGATAAAGCGGTGTTTGAGCAGGTAAGCGAGAAACAATTTGACAGTATGTTGGGCTTCGTGGAAAAGTATAGCCGGCATTTGGATGCGGAAATAAAAAAACTGGATGATATATGTCTAAAATAG
- the fabG gene encoding 3-oxoacyl-[acyl-carrier-protein] reductase, protein MRLEGKKALVTGASRGIGRAITDRFLEEGAEVWGLGTKEPADLQERISKSGGKLHWISADLGKVQEVEALIDGEVKKAGGFDILVNNAGITKDNLSFRMSLEDFQKVLDVNLTATFIIARTVGRDMIRRRSGSIINMSSVVGIHGNGGQANYAASKAGVIGITKSLAQETASRGVRVNAIAPGFIASDMTNAIPEEAKGKMTEHIPLKRIGQPSDIAEAALFLASDGAAYITGQVIAVDGGMFI, encoded by the coding sequence ATGAGACTGGAAGGAAAGAAGGCGTTGGTAACCGGGGCGTCCCGGGGCATTGGCAGGGCTATTACGGATCGTTTCCTGGAAGAAGGGGCGGAAGTTTGGGGCCTGGGAACCAAGGAACCCGCGGATTTGCAGGAACGGATCTCCAAGTCCGGCGGCAAACTCCACTGGATCAGCGCCGATTTAGGGAAAGTCCAGGAAGTGGAAGCCCTTATCGATGGGGAAGTGAAAAAGGCCGGCGGCTTCGACATCCTGGTGAATAACGCCGGGATCACCAAGGACAATCTTTCCTTCAGGATGAGCCTGGAGGATTTCCAGAAAGTGCTGGACGTAAATCTTACCGCCACCTTTATTATAGCCCGCACCGTAGGGCGGGACATGATACGTCGCCGCAGCGGTTCTATCATCAATATGTCCAGCGTGGTGGGAATCCACGGCAACGGCGGCCAGGCAAACTACGCCGCCAGCAAGGCCGGGGTAATCGGCATTACCAAGAGCCTGGCACAGGAAACGGCGAGCCGCGGCGTGCGGGTCAACGCCATAGCCCCCGGGTTTATCGCATCGGACATGACCAACGCAATCCCTGAGGAAGCCAAGGGAAAGATGACTGAACACATCCCCCTTAAACGGATTGGTCAGCCCTCGGACATTGCGGAAGCAGCGCTGTTCCTTGCTTCCGACGGAGCGGCATACATAACCGGACAGGTAATCGCCGTTGACGGCGGAATGTTTATATAG
- a CDS encoding DUF3781 domain-containing protein, whose translation MQAGSRQRDTKSIIQKGKNWYVHGDGYVLTINVNSNTIITAHKV comes from the coding sequence GTGCAAGCAGGCAGTAGACAGCGCGATACCAAATCTATTATCCAAAAGGGTAAAAATTGGTATGTCCATGGCGATGGCTATGTGTTGACCATCAACGTGAATAGCAACACCATAATCACAGCGCATAAAGTGTAA
- a CDS encoding AMP-dependent synthetase/ligase has protein sequence MGNNTPWAYLDAYRGTVFKGTWPTMPEAFRITVSLYGERPCFTIYEPDRISLSYNEALKTIEAISRWLYSRGIRRGDRIALTGKNSPEWAVAFIAIHFAGAVVIPIDHQVRQEETELLIKTAKARILFVDEEKYERCAANLKDSLTEIVSLRKGVGTYLYDLDGPVNPKSAAELPGENDLAAILFTSGTMGKPKGVMLSHANLLSDSYLARAHIDLIPEDIFYALLPIHHAYSMTVFIVVMTVGAELVFGKKMVTKFILKDLKQAQITLFLGVPMLFNKLLAGIIRGIKAKGPLVYGILSILLAVSGFIKKTFKVNPGKKMFRFILDQASLTSVKTCICGGGPLAPSVFRKFNQLGINFIQGYGLTETSPIITLNPVDHYKETSVGKVIPMVDMRILRPDNRGVGEVILKGPVVMQGYYELPKETEAAFTPDGYLKTGDLGYLDDEDYLYLTGRAKNLIVTDGGKNVYPEEIENEFQLYEEIDQILIRGFTADKKLKTEGIEALIFPSPDYFNAGQSKEQIRTEMERIISEVNRRLLPYQKIERLNILDEPMEMTTTKKIKRDTV, from the coding sequence ATGGGTAATAACACACCCTGGGCTTATTTGGATGCATATCGGGGAACGGTTTTTAAGGGGACCTGGCCTACCATGCCGGAGGCTTTCAGAATTACGGTTTCCCTGTATGGGGAGCGGCCCTGTTTCACTATTTACGAGCCGGACCGGATCAGCCTGAGCTATAACGAGGCCCTAAAAACCATTGAGGCCATATCCCGGTGGCTGTACAGCCGGGGGATACGCAGGGGGGATCGCATCGCCCTGACGGGGAAGAATTCCCCCGAGTGGGCCGTGGCGTTTATCGCCATCCATTTTGCCGGCGCCGTGGTGATCCCCATCGACCATCAGGTCAGGCAGGAAGAGACAGAACTCCTCATTAAAACAGCCAAGGCCCGCATCCTCTTTGTGGACGAGGAAAAGTACGAACGCTGCGCAGCAAACCTGAAAGACAGCCTGACCGAAATAGTATCCCTTCGAAAAGGGGTGGGCACCTACCTATACGACCTGGATGGACCGGTCAATCCAAAGTCCGCGGCTGAGCTCCCCGGCGAAAACGATCTGGCGGCCATACTCTTTACCTCCGGAACCATGGGAAAGCCCAAGGGGGTCATGCTGAGCCATGCCAACCTTCTATCGGACAGCTACCTTGCCCGGGCCCACATCGACCTTATCCCGGAGGATATTTTTTACGCCCTCCTCCCCATCCACCACGCCTACAGTATGACCGTCTTCATCGTGGTCATGACGGTGGGGGCGGAACTGGTATTCGGCAAAAAGATGGTCACCAAGTTCATCCTCAAGGACCTGAAGCAGGCCCAAATCACCCTGTTCCTGGGGGTGCCCATGCTTTTCAACAAGCTCCTGGCGGGGATTATCCGGGGTATAAAGGCAAAGGGTCCCCTGGTCTATGGGATCCTGTCGATACTCCTGGCCGTATCGGGGTTTATCAAAAAGACCTTCAAGGTGAATCCCGGGAAAAAGATGTTCCGCTTCATCCTGGATCAGGCTTCCCTGACATCGGTAAAGACCTGCATCTGCGGCGGCGGCCCACTGGCGCCCAGTGTATTTCGGAAATTCAACCAGTTGGGGATCAACTTTATCCAGGGTTACGGTCTGACAGAAACATCCCCCATCATCACCCTCAACCCGGTGGATCATTACAAGGAAACCAGCGTGGGCAAGGTGATACCCATGGTGGATATGCGGATACTCCGCCCGGATAACCGGGGTGTGGGGGAGGTCATCCTCAAAGGCCCGGTGGTCATGCAGGGTTACTACGAGCTGCCCAAGGAAACAGAAGCGGCCTTTACCCCCGACGGCTACCTCAAAACCGGTGACCTGGGCTACCTGGACGACGAGGACTATCTCTACCTTACCGGCCGGGCGAAAAACCTCATCGTCACCGATGGGGGTAAGAACGTCTACCCCGAAGAAATCGAAAACGAATTCCAGCTCTACGAAGAAATCGATCAGATCCTGATCCGGGGCTTTACGGCGGATAAAAAGCTAAAAACCGAAGGCATAGAAGCTCTGATCTTCCCCAGCCCGGATTATTTCAATGCCGGACAATCGAAGGAGCAGATCCGCACTGAAATGGAACGAATCATCTCCGAAGTGAACCGCCGGCTCCTCCCCTACCAGAAGATAGAACGGCTGAATATTCTGGACGAGCCCATGGAGATGACCACCACAAAGAAGATTAAGCGCGATACGGTGTAA
- a CDS encoding NCS2 family permease → MENFFKLKTHGTTVNREIVAGLTTFLTMAYILVVNPSMLGSIGGGMTPGAVFTATVLASAIATLAMAFLANLPIALAPGMGLNAFFTYTVVFGMGYSWQIALTAVFLEGILFILLSLVNVRELIIKAIPVNLKRAVAVGIGLFIALIGLANAGVVVNDSGTVIGLGKISSGSALLALIGLVITVILYARKVPGSILLGILITTVIGIPMGVTAIPNNFSPFSLPAAPLFFKFDFASVATLKFFTVFFTFLFVDIFDTVGTLVGVTTQAGLIDKNGNIPKVKQALLSDAIGTVAGAALGTSTVTSYVESSAGVAAGGRTGLTSLTTAVLFLLALFLSPIFLLVPGAATAPALILVGYLMMRSVTDINFSDPTEGIPAFITIIMMPFAYSIAEGIVYGLLSYVLLKTATGKYKEITPVTWVLFVIFILRFFI, encoded by the coding sequence ATGGAAAATTTTTTTAAGCTAAAGACTCACGGAACCACGGTAAACCGGGAGATTGTGGCGGGGCTTACCACCTTTCTTACCATGGCCTATATTTTAGTGGTTAATCCCAGCATGCTGGGCAGTATAGGCGGCGGAATGACCCCCGGAGCGGTCTTTACCGCCACGGTGCTCGCTTCGGCTATCGCTACCCTGGCGATGGCCTTTTTGGCAAACCTGCCGATTGCCCTGGCCCCGGGCATGGGACTTAACGCCTTCTTTACCTATACGGTAGTTTTTGGTATGGGGTATTCCTGGCAGATCGCCCTTACCGCGGTTTTCCTGGAGGGCATCCTCTTTATCCTGCTGTCCCTGGTTAATGTACGGGAACTGATTATTAAGGCTATTCCGGTTAACCTGAAAAGAGCGGTGGCCGTAGGTATCGGTCTCTTCATTGCCCTTATCGGCCTTGCTAATGCCGGGGTGGTGGTGAACGACAGCGGTACGGTAATCGGCTTGGGAAAGATCAGTTCCGGAAGCGCCCTATTGGCCCTTATCGGTCTGGTGATTACCGTCATCCTCTATGCCAGAAAAGTTCCGGGGTCCATTCTCTTAGGTATCCTGATTACCACTGTTATAGGGATCCCCATGGGGGTTACCGCCATACCAAATAATTTTTCTCCGTTCAGTCTCCCCGCAGCTCCGTTGTTTTTCAAGTTTGATTTTGCCTCCGTGGCGACCCTGAAGTTCTTTACGGTGTTTTTCACCTTCCTGTTCGTGGACATTTTTGACACCGTGGGAACCCTGGTTGGGGTGACCACCCAGGCGGGGCTTATCGATAAGAACGGTAATATCCCAAAGGTTAAGCAGGCCCTTCTTTCGGACGCCATTGGCACCGTTGCCGGCGCCGCCCTGGGAACCTCCACGGTAACCAGCTATGTGGAAAGCAGTGCCGGTGTGGCCGCCGGCGGTCGTACGGGACTTACCTCCCTGACCACCGCGGTACTGTTTCTGCTGGCGCTTTTCCTTTCTCCCATATTTCTGCTCGTCCCCGGCGCCGCCACCGCCCCGGCGTTGATTCTGGTCGGTTATCTCATGATGCGATCCGTAACGGATATTAACTTTTCGGACCCCACCGAGGGTATCCCGGCGTTTATAACCATTATCATGATGCCCTTTGCCTACAGCATCGCCGAAGGAATAGTCTACGGACTTCTTTCCTATGTGCTTCTCAAAACGGCCACGGGCAAGTACAAGGAAATCACCCCCGTAACCTGGGTTCTGTTTGTGATATTTATATTACGGTTCTTTATTTAA
- the fabZ gene encoding 3-hydroxyacyl-ACP dehydratase FabZ, with product MSEIEELLPHRVPFLFVDKIDTADKEKIVARHVFTEKEFFFAGHFPEYPVVPGVILVETMAQSGGAGLRKLGIMPGNALFFLATVDKVKFRRQVRPGDEVRSEIVNLRVSPKMIKQSGKAYVGDELAAEAEWMCLVSSGNTP from the coding sequence ATGAGTGAAATTGAAGAGCTGCTGCCCCATCGCGTACCCTTCCTCTTTGTGGATAAGATCGATACGGCGGACAAAGAAAAAATCGTTGCCCGCCATGTATTTACGGAAAAGGAATTTTTCTTTGCCGGACATTTTCCCGAATACCCCGTGGTACCGGGTGTAATCCTGGTTGAAACCATGGCCCAATCCGGCGGCGCGGGCCTCCGTAAGCTGGGCATAATGCCCGGGAACGCCCTGTTTTTCCTGGCCACGGTAGATAAGGTAAAGTTCCGCCGCCAAGTACGGCCTGGAGATGAGGTCCGCTCAGAAATAGTAAACCTGCGGGTTTCGCCGAAGATGATAAAGCAGTCGGGAAAGGCCTATGTGGGGGATGAATTGGCTGCGGAGGCGGAGTGGATGTGCCTGGTTAGTTCGGGAAATACACCGTAA
- a CDS encoding MFS transporter gives MHKKTIFQRDFILVAIGQIISIFGNQIVRFALPLYLLNKTGSSVLFGTILAVSFIPMLLLFPIGGIIADRLNKRNIMVILDFSTAILIFLFYVLSEKIDIVPLMAVTMIILYGIQGAYQPAVQASVPALVAAEHIMQGNSVINLISSLGSMVGAVLGGILFSLVGLAPILYVSVGCFFASAVMEIFINIPFEKRKPTGNIFVTGFNDLKESFVFMFKERPVLWKVSLIYASINLFLTPLILIGFPVLITRHLGFAPNAANRLYGYAQGVVAAGAISGGLLAGILSTKLKSRASPVILIGCALSVLMGGIALQTLKGSMEIYIILVIGGGLLTALSTLLQIQVITNLQILTPKGLTGKVISCVICLCMCTIPLGQFMYGIVFEKIGNSAYLPFYASGLLMIGIGVFTRRVFYGIDRLIEQQTQ, from the coding sequence ATGCATAAAAAAACGATATTCCAAAGAGATTTCATACTTGTCGCCATAGGCCAGATAATTTCCATATTTGGAAATCAGATAGTACGGTTTGCCCTGCCGCTTTACTTACTCAATAAAACAGGTTCGTCTGTTTTATTTGGGACAATCCTGGCAGTATCTTTTATCCCCATGCTTTTATTGTTCCCCATAGGGGGAATCATTGCTGACCGCCTTAACAAGAGGAACATCATGGTGATTCTGGATTTCAGCACCGCGATCCTCATTTTCCTGTTTTATGTGTTGTCGGAGAAAATAGATATTGTGCCGCTTATGGCAGTTACCATGATTATTTTATACGGCATCCAGGGCGCTTACCAGCCGGCGGTTCAGGCAAGCGTACCTGCCCTGGTAGCGGCGGAACATATAATGCAGGGGAATTCGGTAATAAATCTGATTAGCTCCCTGGGCAGTATGGTTGGGGCGGTGCTTGGGGGTATTTTGTTCTCCCTTGTCGGATTAGCGCCTATCCTGTATGTAAGCGTCGGCTGTTTTTTCGCATCCGCGGTAATGGAAATTTTCATCAATATTCCCTTTGAAAAAAGGAAACCCACAGGAAACATATTTGTTACGGGCTTCAATGACCTTAAAGAAAGTTTTGTCTTTATGTTTAAGGAGCGGCCAGTCCTATGGAAAGTGTCCTTAATATACGCTTCTATAAATTTATTTTTAACTCCGTTGATTTTAATAGGATTCCCCGTTTTAATTACCCGGCATTTGGGATTCGCCCCAAATGCCGCCAATCGCTTATACGGATACGCCCAGGGCGTAGTAGCTGCCGGCGCTATATCGGGAGGCCTGCTCGCAGGAATACTGTCAACAAAACTGAAATCCAGGGCAAGCCCGGTTATCTTGATTGGCTGCGCATTGTCCGTGCTTATGGGGGGAATTGCTCTGCAAACCCTGAAAGGGTCAATGGAAATCTACATCATCCTGGTAATTGGCGGCGGCCTGTTGACGGCCTTATCAACCTTACTTCAAATTCAGGTAATAACAAACCTACAAATTTTAACGCCTAAAGGGTTAACCGGAAAAGTCATTTCATGCGTTATATGTTTATGTATGTGTACAATTCCTCTTGGCCAGTTCATGTACGGCATTGTTTTTGAAAAGATAGGAAACAGCGCCTATCTCCCGTTTTATGCTTCCGGGTTGCTCATGATAGGAATTGGGGTTTTTACCCGCCGTGTTTTTTATGGAATTGACCGTCTAATAGAACAACAAACACAATAA
- a CDS encoding Hsp20/alpha crystallin family protein: MKGNRSYMDMGTIFDEIFEAAQNFTDEFQRNFNPLGGDTVRGGDPLRGEGCGRRGPFAKGSFDEHVDYYPNYSYPPMNVYMTADRSMIFEFALAGFDEKDISLSFQGDYMVFSARVNDDSGFDLSQEENFRYFKRRLKMKDIEKQKYYVPLDKYAQEQVKAVYKNGILRVSIPPKDEPDQNDGIKIEIIKEGN; the protein is encoded by the coding sequence ATGAAAGGCAACAGATCCTACATGGACATGGGGACGATCTTCGACGAGATCTTCGAAGCCGCCCAAAACTTCACCGATGAATTCCAACGGAATTTCAATCCCCTGGGGGGCGATACGGTTAGGGGCGGCGACCCTTTACGGGGCGAGGGCTGCGGCCGCCGGGGCCCCTTTGCCAAGGGAAGTTTCGATGAGCACGTCGATTATTATCCCAACTATTCCTACCCCCCAATGAATGTCTACATGACCGCCGACCGCAGCATGATATTTGAATTTGCCCTTGCAGGATTCGACGAAAAGGACATCAGCCTCTCCTTCCAGGGGGATTACATGGTGTTCTCCGCAAGGGTCAACGACGATTCCGGCTTTGACCTGTCCCAGGAAGAAAATTTCCGCTACTTCAAACGCCGCCTTAAAATGAAGGACATCGAAAAACAGAAATACTACGTCCCCCTGGATAAATACGCCCAGGAGCAGGTAAAAGCGGTCTACAAAAACGGCATACTCCGCGTCTCCATCCCCCCAAAGGACGAACCGGACCAGAATGACGGAATTAAGATTGAAATAATTAAAGAGGGAAACTAA
- the fabF gene encoding beta-ketoacyl-ACP synthase II has translation MKTKVVVTGMGVISPIGNTVEEFKQSLIAGKSGIGKITQFDTTSFDVTIAGEVKDFDPSQWIDKKDYRKMARFTQFAVAAAAQALGQADLLEDAGEGRRRIKGDPNKAGVVLGNGIGGFDVVTESFRKLFDNGPKRMLPLTVPLMINNEAAGNVSMVFGLRGPAYTQVTACASGADALGQALDLIRSGRCDVVVSGGTEACITAFAIGGFQMLKALSTKRCDTPEKACRPFDADRDGFILGEGAGILVLETEEHAKARGAAILAEFAGYGGSADAYHITAPDPSGEGGGTAMKYALADAGLKPEEVQYYNAHGTATEINDATETKMLKYAFGDHAYKLKVSSTKSMTGHCVAGGGGMEAIACILAIREGFFPPTINLENPDPVCDLDYVPNKVQYGTVNAAASGNLGFGGHNGVVVFRKYN, from the coding sequence ATGAAAACTAAGGTTGTTGTAACCGGTATGGGCGTGATTTCTCCCATCGGAAATACGGTGGAAGAATTTAAGCAATCCCTTATAGCGGGAAAAAGCGGCATCGGGAAGATCACCCAATTTGACACTACCAGTTTTGATGTAACCATCGCAGGGGAGGTTAAGGATTTTGATCCCTCCCAATGGATCGATAAAAAAGATTACCGGAAGATGGCGCGGTTCACCCAGTTTGCGGTGGCCGCTGCGGCCCAGGCGCTTGGGCAGGCGGATCTTTTGGAAGACGCTGGGGAAGGCCGGCGGCGGATCAAGGGTGACCCTAACAAAGCCGGGGTAGTCCTAGGAAATGGTATAGGCGGTTTCGATGTCGTCACCGAATCCTTCCGGAAACTTTTTGACAACGGCCCCAAGCGCATGCTGCCATTAACCGTACCCCTGATGATTAACAATGAAGCTGCGGGGAATGTTTCCATGGTTTTCGGTCTGCGCGGTCCCGCCTACACCCAAGTTACCGCCTGCGCTTCCGGCGCCGACGCCCTGGGCCAGGCCCTGGACTTGATCCGCTCCGGCCGCTGTGATGTGGTCGTTTCCGGCGGTACCGAAGCCTGTATCACCGCCTTTGCCATTGGCGGTTTCCAGATGCTCAAGGCGCTGTCTACCAAACGCTGCGACACCCCGGAAAAAGCCTGCCGCCCCTTCGACGCGGATCGTGACGGCTTCATCCTGGGAGAAGGAGCAGGAATACTGGTGCTGGAGACGGAGGAACACGCCAAGGCCCGGGGCGCCGCTATCCTGGCGGAATTCGCCGGCTACGGCGGGAGCGCCGACGCCTACCACATCACCGCCCCGGATCCCTCCGGTGAGGGCGGCGGCACAGCCATGAAGTACGCCCTGGCGGACGCCGGCTTAAAGCCCGAAGAGGTGCAGTATTACAACGCCCACGGCACTGCCACGGAGATCAACGACGCTACGGAAACAAAGATGCTCAAATACGCCTTTGGAGATCACGCCTATAAGCTGAAGGTATCCAGCACCAAGAGCATGACCGGCCACTGTGTCGCCGGCGGCGGCGGCATGGAAGCCATAGCCTGCATCCTCGCCATCCGGGAAGGATTTTTCCCCCCCACGATCAACCTGGAAAACCCCGACCCCGTCTGCGACCTGGACTATGTCCCCAACAAGGTCCAGTACGGCACGGTGAATGCCGCCGCCTCGGGCAACCTCGGGTTCGGCGGCCACAACGGCGTAGTGGTATTCAGGAAGTACAACTAA
- a CDS encoding beta-ketoacyl-ACP synthase III, translated as MAFEIIATGKAIPPNRVSNDELAQRIDTNDEWIRSHSGIGARHIADESIASSDLALEAAQQVLSMAVEKTGETAEELILSLDLIIIATVTPDYYGTPSTACLVQAKLGAKNAAALDITAGCSGFIYGLEFAAGYLSLNPARKRALVIGSEILTRVTNWEDRSTCVLFGDGSGAVLVEQTGADAGKRGLLRTILGADGTGAESIINRRGGSRQPFKKGETVEFPSVLEMDGRAVYNFAVKAVTGTIEKLLAEQGITVDQVDRIVPHQANARIVQAAGKRLGIPDEKFFLNIEEYANTSSASIPIALDELNRDGKIKKGDLIMTIGFGAGLTFGGNLIVW; from the coding sequence ATGGCATTCGAGATAATCGCAACCGGAAAAGCTATTCCGCCAAACAGGGTTAGCAACGACGAGTTAGCGCAGCGGATTGACACAAATGATGAGTGGATCCGTTCCCATTCCGGGATCGGGGCCCGGCATATTGCGGATGAAAGCATTGCGAGCAGCGATTTAGCCCTGGAAGCAGCCCAGCAGGTCCTGTCTATGGCGGTGGAAAAGACCGGGGAGACGGCGGAGGAGCTTATCCTCAGCCTGGATCTGATCATTATAGCGACCGTAACCCCGGATTATTACGGAACCCCCTCCACAGCCTGCCTTGTCCAGGCCAAATTAGGGGCGAAAAACGCTGCAGCCCTGGATATTACCGCTGGATGTTCCGGTTTTATCTACGGATTAGAATTCGCCGCGGGCTATTTGAGCCTAAACCCCGCCCGGAAGCGGGCTCTGGTGATCGGTTCCGAGATTTTGACCCGGGTAACCAACTGGGAGGACCGCAGTACCTGCGTACTCTTCGGCGACGGTTCCGGGGCGGTTCTGGTTGAACAAACCGGGGCCGATGCGGGCAAGCGGGGGCTCCTCAGGACCATCCTGGGGGCGGATGGTACCGGGGCGGAAAGCATCATCAACCGCCGGGGCGGGTCCCGGCAGCCCTTTAAAAAGGGCGAAACCGTGGAGTTCCCCTCGGTTCTCGAGATGGACGGCAGGGCGGTATATAACTTCGCCGTAAAGGCGGTAACCGGTACCATCGAAAAGCTCCTCGCCGAGCAGGGTATCACCGTTGATCAGGTGGACCGCATCGTGCCCCACCAGGCCAATGCCCGGATCGTCCAGGCCGCAGGAAAGCGCTTAGGCATACCGGATGAAAAGTTCTTTCTCAATATTGAAGAATACGCCAATACATCGTCGGCATCGATCCCCATCGCCCTGGATGAACTCAACCGGGACGGAAAAATCAAGAAGGGGGATCTGATAATGACCATCGGTTTTGGCGCCGGATTAACCTTTGGAGGGAATCTGATAGTATGGTAA
- a CDS encoding ACP S-malonyltransferase yields the protein MVTNKTKAAFLFPGQGAQYPGMALDFLALSKAAAVLFALASEAMGRDMEALLRDSDAEFLKRSDIAQPTVTLANLCAAAFLKDRDLKPVCVAGHSLGEYAALVSAGVISPADCLKLVVARGKAMQETVEHIAKQSGGGADSAPGMAAVIGLAPDQVETLVKSSGIADLYAANINSPRQVVVAGTAKALTAAEAKFKEAGAKRVLRLQVAGPFHSPLMAEAADRFGPVLESITFKDPVIPLFSNVSGKEVRSGAEAQDLALKQITSPVRWIAEEHAIAALGIEIALETGPGKVLQGLWKDSGAELPGFPAGKVEEITALFNN from the coding sequence ATGGTAACCAATAAAACTAAAGCGGCATTTCTTTTCCCCGGTCAGGGCGCCCAGTATCCTGGTATGGCCCTGGATTTTCTTGCCCTGTCTAAGGCGGCGGCGGTACTCTTTGCCCTGGCTTCCGAGGCCATGGGCAGGGATATGGAAGCGCTGCTCCGGGATTCGGACGCCGAATTCCTCAAGCGCTCCGACATAGCCCAGCCCACGGTCACCCTGGCAAACCTCTGCGCCGCAGCATTTCTGAAGGACCGGGACCTGAAGCCGGTCTGCGTTGCCGGGCACAGCCTTGGCGAATACGCCGCCCTTGTCTCCGCTGGGGTTATCAGCCCCGCGGATTGCCTGAAACTAGTGGTTGCCCGCGGTAAGGCTATGCAGGAAACGGTGGAACATATCGCCAAGCAGAGCGGTGGCGGCGCGGATAGCGCCCCAGGCATGGCGGCGGTTATCGGTCTGGCCCCGGATCAGGTGGAGACCCTGGTTAAATCTTCGGGCATTGCGGATCTCTACGCAGCTAACATCAACTCCCCCCGACAGGTGGTGGTGGCCGGAACCGCAAAAGCTTTGACAGCGGCGGAGGCAAAGTTTAAGGAAGCGGGGGCCAAGCGGGTCCTGCGGCTTCAAGTTGCCGGTCCCTTCCACTCCCCCCTCATGGCGGAAGCGGCGGATCGCTTCGGCCCGGTACTGGAATCGATCACCTTTAAGGACCCGGTGATTCCCCTGTTTTCCAACGTGTCCGGCAAGGAAGTACGCTCCGGCGCGGAAGCCCAGGACTTGGCCTTAAAGCAGATCACCTCCCCGGTGCGGTGGATCGCCGAAGAACACGCCATCGCCGCCCTGGGCATAGAAATAGCTCTGGAAACCGGCCCGGGAAAAGTCCTGCAGGGGCTTTGGAAGGATTCGGGCGCCGAATTGCCGGGCTTCCCGGCAGGGAAGGTTGAAGAAATTACAGCTCTGTTTAATAATTAG